One segment of Bacteroides caecimuris DNA contains the following:
- a CDS encoding acyl-CoA carboxylase subunit beta codes for MSNQLEKIKELIERRAVARIGGGEKAIAKQHEKGKYTARERLAMLLDEGSFEEMDMFVEHRCTNFGMEKKHYPGDGVVTGCGTIEGRLVYVFAQDFTVSAGSLSETMSLKICKIMDQAMKMGAPCIGINDSGGARIQEGINALAGYAEIFQRNILASGVIPQISGIFGPCAGGAVYSPALTDFTLMMEGTSYMFLTGPKVVKTVTGEDVSQENLGGASVHSTKSGVTHFTAQTEEEGFELIRKLLSYIPQNNLEEAPYVDCTDPIDRLEDSLNDIIPDSPTKPYDMYEVIGAIVDNGEFLEIQKDYAKNIIIGFARFNGQSVGIVANQPKYLAGVLDSNASRKGARFVRFCDAFNIPIVSLVDVPGFLPGTGQEYNGVILHGAKLLYAYGEATVPKVTITLRKSYGGSHIVMSCKQLRGDMNYAWPTAEIAVMGGAGAVEVLYAREAKDQENPAQFLAEKEAEYTKLFANPYNAAKYGYIDDVIEPRNTRFRVIRALQQLQTKKLSNPAKKHGNIPL; via the coding sequence ATGAGTAATCAACTTGAAAAAATTAAAGAGCTTATTGAACGCCGTGCCGTAGCACGTATCGGAGGCGGTGAAAAAGCAATTGCGAAGCAACACGAAAAAGGAAAATACACAGCACGCGAGCGTCTGGCTATGCTGCTTGACGAGGGTAGCTTCGAAGAAATGGACATGTTCGTTGAGCACAGATGCACGAACTTCGGTATGGAGAAAAAGCATTATCCGGGAGACGGTGTAGTAACCGGCTGCGGTACAATCGAAGGACGTCTGGTATATGTGTTCGCACAAGACTTCACTGTTTCTGCCGGCTCACTGTCAGAAACAATGTCATTGAAGATTTGTAAAATTATGGATCAGGCCATGAAGATGGGTGCTCCTTGTATCGGTATCAACGACTCGGGTGGTGCACGTATCCAGGAAGGTATCAACGCTTTGGCAGGTTATGCAGAAATCTTCCAACGCAACATCCTTGCTTCAGGTGTTATTCCGCAGATTTCCGGTATCTTCGGTCCTTGTGCCGGTGGTGCTGTTTATTCTCCGGCTCTGACCGACTTCACACTGATGATGGAAGGCACTTCTTATATGTTCCTCACCGGACCGAAAGTGGTGAAGACCGTTACAGGTGAAGACGTCAGCCAGGAAAACCTCGGTGGCGCAAGCGTTCACTCCACTAAATCGGGTGTGACTCATTTCACCGCCCAAACAGAAGAAGAAGGTTTCGAGCTGATTCGCAAACTGTTGAGCTATATTCCTCAAAACAACCTTGAAGAAGCTCCTTATGTAGATTGCACAGACCCAATCGACCGCCTGGAAGATTCTTTGAACGATATTATCCCCGACAGCCCTACTAAACCGTATGACATGTACGAAGTGATCGGCGCTATTGTGGACAACGGTGAATTCCTTGAAATCCAGAAAGATTATGCTAAGAATATCATCATCGGTTTCGCCCGTTTCAACGGCCAGTCGGTAGGTATCGTTGCTAATCAGCCTAAATATCTGGCTGGCGTGCTCGATAGCAACGCATCTCGTAAAGGTGCACGCTTCGTCCGTTTCTGCGATGCATTCAATATTCCTATCGTATCGTTGGTAGACGTACCGGGATTCCTTCCGGGAACAGGTCAGGAATACAATGGTGTTATCCTTCATGGTGCTAAGTTGTTGTATGCTTACGGTGAAGCTACTGTGCCTAAGGTTACTATCACATTGCGTAAATCTTACGGCGGTTCTCACATTGTGATGAGCTGTAAGCAACTTCGCGGTGATATGAACTACGCATGGCCTACTGCTGAAATCGCAGTAATGGGTGGTGCAGGAGCAGTAGAAGTATTGTACGCACGCGAAGCCAAAGATCAGGAAAACCCGGCTCAATTCCTTGCAGAGAAAGAAGCAGAATACACGAAACTGTTTGCCAATCCTTACAATGCAGCTAAATATGGCTACATCGACGATGTGATTGAACCGCGCAACACACGTTTCCGCGTCATCCGTGCTTTGCAGCAGTTGCAGACTAAGAAATTGAGCAATCCGGCTAAGAAGCATGGTAATATTCCGTTGTAA